Proteins found in one Zea mays cultivar B73 chromosome 1, Zm-B73-REFERENCE-NAM-5.0, whole genome shotgun sequence genomic segment:
- the LOC542445 gene encoding actin-depolymerizing factor 3, which translates to MANARSGVAVNDECMLKFGELQSKRLHRFITFKMDDKFKEIVVDQVGDRATSYDDFTNSLPENDCRYAIYDFDFVTAEDVQKSRIFYILWSPSSAKVKSKMLYASSNQKFKSGLNGIQVELQATDASEISLDEIKDRAR; encoded by the exons GCGAACGCGAGATCGGGTGTCGCTGTGAACGATGAGTGCATGCTGAAGTTTGGCGAGCTGCAGTCGAAGAGGCTGCACCGCTTCATAACTTTCAAGATggacgacaagttcaaggagataGTTGTGGACCAGGTCGGGGATCGCGCTACCAGCTACGATGACTTCACAAACAGCCTCCCTGAGAATGACTGCCGATACGCGATCTATGATTTCGACTTTGTTACTGCAGAGGATGTCCAGAAGAGCAGGATCTTCTATATCCTATG GTCCCCATCCTCCGCCAAGGTGAAGAGCAAGATGCTTTATGCAAGCTCAAACCAGAAATTCAAGAGTGGCCTCAATGGCATTCAGGTTGAACTCCAGGCCACAGATGCGAGTGAAATCAGCCTCGATGAGATCAAGGATCGGGCACGCTAG